In Bacteroidales bacterium, a single window of DNA contains:
- a CDS encoding co-chaperone GroES encodes MAQLDKQTIDNIIMVGDRVLIKPKTPQQQTRSGLYLPATVSENAPIFLGYVIKVGPGYPIPALSEHDESWKPSTNEPKYIPLQPREGDLAVYVAKSGYEIEINQEKYIIVSQSSILLLCRDEGLFK; translated from the coding sequence ATGGCACAGTTAGACAAACAAACTATCGACAATATAATTATGGTGGGCGACAGAGTGTTGATAAAACCCAAAACTCCTCAACAACAGACACGTTCAGGATTGTATCTGCCTGCAACGGTATCTGAAAATGCTCCCATATTTTTAGGCTACGTTATTAAAGTTGGACCGGGCTACCCTATCCCTGCACTCTCTGAACATGACGAGTCGTGGAAGCCTTCGACAAACGAACCGAAATATATCCCTCTGCAACCACGTGAGGGCGATTTGGCAGTATATGTTGCCAAAAGTGGTTATGAGATTGAAATTAATCAGGAGAAATATATTATTGTGTCGCAATCGTCTATTTTACTGTTATGTAGGGACGAGGGACTGTTTAAATAA
- a CDS encoding transposase, whose translation MSYIQSLHHIIIRTKSNENVIPNEHSEELYRYAWGYVKSKKSFLYRINGMPDHIHLLVGIHSTIALADFVRELKTSTNKWLKTNRDKYPNFISWGEKYAAFTIRYQEKETTIEYIKNQREHHKKENFKDEYRRLIIESGIDINERYFLTD comes from the coding sequence ATGAGCTATATACAATCACTACATCATATCATTATTCGCACTAAAAGTAACGAAAACGTTATTCCAAACGAGCATTCCGAAGAACTTTACCGCTATGCATGGGGATATGTAAAAAGTAAGAAATCGTTCTTATACAGGATTAATGGAATGCCCGACCATATACATCTTTTAGTTGGAATTCATTCTACCATTGCATTGGCAGATTTCGTTAGAGAACTTAAAACTTCAACTAATAAGTGGCTAAAAACCAATAGAGATAAATACCCCAATTTCATATCGTGGGGAGAAAAATACGCAGCTTTCACTATTCGTTATCAGGAGAAAGAGACTACAATAGAGTACATTAAAAATCAACGAGAACACCACAAAAAAGAGAACTTCAAAGACGAATACCGTAGATTAATTATAGAAAGCGGCATAGATATCAACGAACGGTATTTTCTGACAGATTAA
- a CDS encoding S9 family peptidase, protein MIIRKLSILLCISAIAATFTYAQKQNITLSDIFKDRTFGAKSVYGLQSMNDGQHYTTLEKGVLVKYNYKTGKAVDTLVKAEQFDNEKITRLSNYQFSEDETRIIFHINADYIYRRSFIADFFVWDLKEKKLYPVSEQGGERLATLSPDGKKVAFIRDNNLFISDLNGTITPITTDGKDNHIINGAPDWVYEEEFGYNQAFEWSPDGKKIAWCRFDESHVKEFNLLKYKGLSPELEENVLYPEVYSFKYPKAGEDNSVISVFIYDLSSKEKVTVDIGTETDIYIPRIYWSKRANTLSIIRLNRLQNQMEILFADGNTGKSEVIYSETNKYFIDIPPYSDLCFVDADNFIIFSERDGYNHLYLYNINAKELKQITKGNFDVTNFYGFDAKTKTLYYQSTEEGSIYRSNYSIDLAGKKKIKRSSQLGSNTANFSKGFNYYINYFSNSQTPPYITLHDSKDKVVRVLEDNKELVEKIKDYNFQQKEFFTFKTSEDVELNAWIVKPVDFSPNNKYPVLITQYSGPNSQSVLDRWGVNWEQVLATEGIITVSVDPRGTGGKGEEFRKVTYLQLGKYETIDQIEAAKYLGTLPYVNPEKIAIWGWSYGGFMALNCITQGADQFAAAIAVAPVTNWRYYDNIYTERFMRTPQENAENYDNNSPINHVDKLKGKVLIISGTHDDNVHPQNTYEFVEALVQADKQFEMMLYTNRNHDIYGGNTRMHLFTKKFNFLIENLK, encoded by the coding sequence ATGATTATAAGAAAATTATCTATTTTGCTGTGTATTAGTGCAATAGCTGCTACTTTTACATATGCTCAAAAGCAAAACATTACTCTTTCCGATATTTTTAAAGATAGAACATTTGGCGCAAAGTCGGTTTACGGTTTGCAGTCAATGAACGATGGGCAACACTACACAACCTTGGAAAAGGGTGTACTTGTTAAATATAACTACAAAACAGGCAAAGCTGTTGACACTTTAGTTAAAGCAGAACAGTTTGATAATGAGAAGATTACAAGGCTCAGCAACTATCAGTTTTCAGAAGACGAAACGCGCATTATTTTTCATATAAATGCCGATTATATTTATAGAAGGTCATTTATCGCAGACTTTTTTGTTTGGGATTTGAAAGAGAAAAAGCTTTACCCTGTATCCGAGCAGGGAGGCGAGCGTTTAGCCACACTCTCTCCCGATGGCAAAAAAGTCGCCTTTATTCGCGATAACAATCTGTTTATAAGCGATTTAAACGGAACAATTACACCCATTACAACAGATGGTAAGGATAACCACATTATTAACGGTGCACCCGACTGGGTTTACGAAGAGGAATTTGGTTATAATCAGGCTTTTGAGTGGTCGCCCGATGGCAAAAAAATTGCATGGTGCAGATTTGACGAGAGCCATGTAAAAGAGTTTAACTTGCTTAAATATAAGGGGTTATCTCCTGAGTTAGAAGAGAATGTGCTATATCCGGAAGTATATTCGTTCAAATATCCCAAGGCAGGCGAGGATAACTCTGTAATTTCAGTTTTCATATACGATTTAAGTTCAAAAGAGAAAGTTACTGTTGATATCGGAACTGAAACCGATATATATATCCCTCGAATCTACTGGTCAAAACGAGCTAATACGCTTTCAATCATTCGTTTAAACAGACTGCAAAATCAAATGGAGATACTCTTTGCTGACGGAAACACAGGTAAAAGCGAAGTAATTTACAGCGAAACAAATAAATATTTTATTGATATTCCGCCATATAGTGACCTCTGTTTTGTCGATGCCGATAATTTTATAATTTTCAGTGAGCGTGATGGTTATAATCATCTATATCTGTACAATATCAACGCAAAGGAGCTAAAACAGATTACAAAAGGTAATTTTGATGTAACAAACTTTTATGGCTTCGACGCTAAAACGAAAACTCTCTATTATCAATCTACAGAAGAGGGTTCAATCTATCGCTCGAACTATTCGATTGACTTAGCCGGCAAGAAAAAAATCAAACGTTCGTCGCAACTTGGTAGCAATACTGCAAATTTTAGCAAAGGTTTTAACTACTATATTAACTACTTTTCAAACTCTCAAACTCCGCCGTATATTACACTTCACGATAGTAAAGACAAGGTTGTAAGAGTTTTAGAAGATAACAAGGAGTTAGTTGAAAAAATTAAGGATTATAATTTTCAGCAAAAAGAGTTTTTTACATTCAAAACATCTGAAGATGTGGAGCTTAATGCATGGATTGTAAAGCCTGTCGATTTCTCTCCAAACAACAAATATCCCGTGCTGATAACACAATATTCAGGACCTAACTCACAAAGTGTTTTAGATCGCTGGGGTGTTAATTGGGAGCAGGTTTTAGCAACCGAAGGCATTATTACTGTAAGTGTTGACCCTCGCGGAACGGGTGGAAAAGGAGAGGAGTTTAGAAAAGTAACATACTTACAATTAGGCAAATACGAAACCATTGACCAGATTGAAGCGGCAAAATATTTGGGAACGTTGCCCTATGTTAATCCCGAAAAAATTGCTATCTGGGGTTGGAGCTACGGTGGATTTATGGCTCTGAACTGCATAACGCAAGGTGCAGACCAGTTTGCTGCGGCTATTGCTGTTGCTCCGGTAACAAATTGGCGATACTACGATAATATTTATACCGAAAGATTTATGCGTACACCGCAGGAAAATGCTGAAAACTATGATAATAACAGTCCTATCAATCACGTTGACAAACTTAAAGGGAAGGTATTGATAATTTCAGGAACTCACGACGATAATGTTCATCCTCAGAACACTTACGAGTTTGTAGAGGCATTGGTGCAAGCAGATAAACAGTTCGAAATGATGTTATATACTAACAGAAATCATGATATATATGGGGGAAATACCAGAATGCACTTATTCACTAAAAAGTTTAACTTTTTAATTGAAAACCTCAAATAG